The genome window AAGTGGTCCTAATTCACGGCGTACGCTTGGTAAGCGAATTAGCTTATGCTGATTACATCAAGAATGAGTTAACCCAAGATGAATACATTGGCGAAATCATCCGCGAAAAACTCATCTACTACCCAACAGTCACTCGCGAGGCGTTTAAACACACTGGCCGCTTAACTACCGCGATTGAATCTGGTCAGCTGTTCAAAGATATCGGCTTGCCTCCGCTAGACCCCGCTGTTGATCGCGCCATGATCTGCGGTAGCCCTTCCATGCTGAAAGAAACTGCTGAGATGCTAGATGCCAAAGGCTTCAAGGTTTCCCCAAGCCTAGGTCAGCTAGGTGATTACGTATTCGAACGTGCTTTCGTAGAGAAATAATTCACTTATTTTATATATCTAAAAGTAATTTAGATATCTCTATATATTCCTTGTAGATATATAAGCCCCTTGGTAAATTCTCTTTAACGAGATATTTACCAAGGAATCCAGATGTCCCCCGTACGTGAGCACTACAACCCCATCATCACCAAACTATTGCGTGAGCATGACCGTTTGCCCCATGAGAATGTAGCGGAGCGTAAGAGTTTTCAGCGGCGCATCCTTTTCTTAATGAATGCCATCAAGCTCGAAGAATTTGAACAAGCATTTGCTTAATTAAGGAAATACTTGTTCATGATTGATTTTTTAATCCAATCTTCACACTTCATTATTTCCGGCGCACTTGTGGGGCTTCTAGTTGGAATGACTGGCGTAGGTGGCGGCTCACTGATGACGCCATTGCTAACCCTGATCTTCGGGATTGCCCCAACAGCAGCAGTAGGAACTGATCTTGCCTTCGCGGCAATTACCAAAGGATTTGGCACTGCCGCACATCGCCTACATGGCAATGTTCGCTGGGATATCGTCCGCCTACTCTGCCTTGGAAGTATTAGCACCGCAGTTCTGTCAATTCTCGTTTTGAAATATGTTGGACCCGTATCAAAGGATTGGAATCATCTCATTAGCATTTCGATTGGGGTTTCCGTATTGCTAACAGCCGTATCGCTATTATTTAGAGCAAAGATTCTGAAATGGGTTCAAGCTAACCCTCGCTACTTACCCACAGGGTTAGCATTAAATATCGCCACTATTAGTGTTGGGGCAGTGATCGGAGTTCTTGTCACCGTCTCGTCGATTGGTGCGGGAGCGATTGGAGCAACACTCATATTGCTGCTCTACCCCCATTTAAAAGCCTCCGAAGTAGCTGGCACGGACATTGCATATGCAGTCCCATTAACCGCGCTAGCTGGACTAGGTCACTGGTGGCTAGGCAATGTCCATTTTGACTTGCTGTTTGGGTTATTGCTTGGATCCGTACCGGCCATCTGGCTTGGCGCAAAACTGTCGAGTATCCTTTCAGAGAGGGCAACTAGAACTACGCTCGCAGGAACATTATTCTTGGTTGGAATTAAGTTGGTGTCCTCATGATCAAACCAGAATTTTGGTCCATTCCAGCAGACACTCTTACGCCAGCGGAGTTGATGGATAAGATAGTCGCCCTCAAGCAAAGATTACTCGACATCACTTCGCGCTTTTCTGATGTGCGCTTTGCCACTAGCTTAGCAGCTGAGGACATGGTCATTACTGATGCAATCGCCAAAACTAAGGCAAACATTCGCTTATTTACTTTAGCTACAGGTCGCCTTCATCAAGAAACTGTTGATATGACCAAGGCTGCGGAACGTCATTACGGCCTGACGCTTCATAAAGCCTACCCCCTCGAGAGTGATATTCAGGAATTTATTGATCAATATGGCATGAATGGTTTTTATGATGGCGAAGAGGCTAAGAAAGCCTGTTGCAGTGCTCGCAAAATTAAACCTCTGAATACAGCCCTCTTGGGTGCAGATGCCTGGATTACCGGCCAAAGACGTGAGCAATCCACGACTCGTGTTGAACTCAATTTTGAGGAAGGCGATGAAGCACGCGGTATCGCCAAATTTAATCCCCTATTTGATTGGTCCGAAGCAGATATTTGGGCCTACATCAAACAAGAAAATGTACCGATTCATCCCCTTCACTTAAAAGGCTACCCCAGCATTGGCTGTGAACCATGCACACGCCAAGTAAAGAAAGGTGAAGATATCCGCGCCGGTCGCTGGTGGTGGCTGCAAAGCGATAGCAAAGAGTGTGGACTACACGTTAATCAATAATCGATTGATTACTTCATTATCAAAACTTAGCAAAGAACGAATTACAGAATGCAAGAAAAAAAATTATTAGACGACCATTTAGACTGGCTTGAAGCAGAGTCGATCTACATTATTCGCGAAGTGGTTGCGCAGTGCGCAAATCCAGCGATGTTATTCTCAGGCGGCAAAGACTCTATCGTGATGTTCCACTTGGCTCGCAAAGCTTTTCAATTTGGTGATCGCCCAGTAAAGCTACCCTTCCCCATTTTGCATATTGACACTGGCCACAACTACCCAGAAGTCATCGCCTATCGTGATGCGGTAGTTGAAAAAACAGGTGTCAAGCTGATTGTGGGTCACGTTGAAGACTCCATCAAAAAAGGGAGTGTTCGTTTACGCAAAGAAACAGACTCTCGCAACGCTGCCCAAGCAGTGACTTTGCTAGAAGCGATTGCAGAGTATGAGTTTGATGCATTGATGGGTGGAGCGCGCCGTGATGAAGAAAAAGCGCGTGCCAAAGAGCGCATCTTCTCCTTCCGCGATGAATTCGGCCAGTGGGATCCAAAAGCGCAGCGTCCTGAGCTCTGGAGCCTTTACAACGCTCGTATTGCCCAAGGTGAAAACATGCGCGTCTTCCCGATTTCCAATTGGACGGAGCTTGATGTCTGGCAATACATCGCTCGAGAAAAATTAGAACTCCCCAGCATTTACTACACTCACGAACGTGAGGTTGTGAGAAAGAATAGCCTCCTAGTTCCAGTGACCAATATCACCCCTAAAGCGCCTGGCGATGTCAGTGAAATATTGAATGTGCGCTTCCGTACTGTTGGGGATATTAGCTGCACCTGCCCAGTAGTGAGCACTGCCGCAAATCCAATTGACATCATCGCCGAAACTGCGATTACGGAAATCACTGAACGTGGCGCCACTCGCATGGACGATCAAACTAATGAGGCCTCCATGGAGCGCCGCAAGAAAGAAGGTTACTTCTAATGACTCAAGAAAATAAAGAAAATATCCACCAAAACGTAGTGCGCTTTATCACTGCCGGCAGTGTTGATGATGGCAAAAGCACCTTAATTGGTCGTTTACTCTATGACACCAAATCGATTTTGGTAGATCAACTCGAGTCTCTGTCAAAGACAAAACATGCGCGCGTCACTTCTTCCGATGCTGGCGTAGATTTAGCGCTATTAACCGATGGGCTAGAAGCTGAGCGTGAACAAGGGATCACTATTGATGTGGCCTATCGCTACTTCTCCACACCCAAACGAAAATTTATCGTAGCCGATGCCCCGGGTCATGAGCAATACACTCGTAATTTAGTCACTGGAGCCTCGCAATCTGATGTTGCGGTTATTTTGGTCGATGCAGCCCGCGTTGATCTGGGCACCAATCCAGCCACCTTATTAGCTCAAACTAAACGTCATGCTGCCATTGTTCATTTGTTAGGACTGCGCCATGTTGTATTTGCAGTGAACAAAATGGACTTGCTCAATTTTGATGAAAAGATCTTTGACGCCATCAAAACAGCGATTGAAGATTTAAACAAGAGGATCGGTCTTCCTGAACCAACCTTAATTCCAATGTCAGCACTACTTGGTGCGAACGTAGTAAGTCCTAGCGATGCCACACCTTGGTATAAGGGCCCAACACTGCTGGAGTGGTTAGAAGGTCTCGACACCAGCCCTCAGTCTGAAAAGATCGGTTTGCGTTTTCCTGTTCAATATGTCGCCCGCCAAGATGGCAGCGCCTCAGATGACTTCCGGGGCTATCTCGGTCAAATTGAATCTGGGAGTATTCAGGTAGGTCAAAAAATTAAAGTGCTTCCTGAGAATCGTGAAGCAACGGTTGCTAAGATCTATTTGGGAAACCGCAATCAATCTAATGCGAATAATGAAGTGAACTCCGCTCAAACCGGGGAAGCTGTAGCAATTAGCCTGAGCGAGGATATCGATGTATCTAGAGGCTCTTTATTTATCAGCGCGGAAGACTCCACTCCACCAACATTAAGCAAGCAGATCTCGGCTGATCTTTGCTGGTTAGATAGTGAGCCTCTCTCTTTGAGTCGCAAGTACGCTCTACGTCACACCACTAATACGATTGGCGCTAAGGTAAAGGTGATTCAACAGGTTTTGGATGTACAAACACTCTCTCGCACACTTGAAACCCACCCTCTCAATGCCAATGAAATCGGTCGAGTGGATTTCACACTCCAAAAGCCTATTGCAGCAGATCTATTTGATCAATCGCAGCGAACTGGCGCTTTTATTTTGATTGATGAAGCCACCAACCATACTGTTGCTGCAGGCATGATTCGCGAGGCCCTTGCGTAAGCTAAGAAATCCAAAGAATGTAAACAAGTCCAATGGAGGCGATGAAAATCGTCTCTACGACTAGCATTAAGACAGGCTGCCAGCCCAGCTTACTTAACTCCTGAAAGTTGGTCTTTAGACCTGCAGCAGCAATTGCAAGCACTAGCATCCACCGAGATGCTTCGCCAATTGAATGAGTCACAGCTCCGGGCAAGATTTGCATAGACGCGACCAACGATAAAGCAACGAATCCAATTAAAAATGTTGGGATCAAGCGCAGACTGCCCCACCCCAGACGCTGGGACGATTTATTGCTTCCGAAAAATATGGAAATCAATAGAACTACCGGCAACAGCAGGGCAACACGGAATAACTTCACAACCGTTGCTACATCGCCTGCTTCGGGACCAAATAACATTCCAGCAGCAACTACCTGAGCTACGTCATGAATCGTTGCACCTAAGAAAATTCCAGCAGGAAAATCGGTAATGTTCAGTAGTTGCAATAAAAAGGGGTACAGCACCATCGAAATGGTTGAGAGGACAGTGACACCAACCACTACCAGCAAAGTAAACCGTTCATTTTCTTTGGTTTTAGGCAAAACCGATGCTACAGCCAAAGCTGCCGATGCCCCGCAAATACCAACCGAAGCTCCCGCAATAAAACCAAAATCGGAGGATAACTTCAGGCATCTAGCCAAAAAATATCCAAGGCAGACTGTTGCGCCAACGGCAACAACGACCATCAGTCCAGTATTGAGGCCAATCGCACTCATATCCGCAAAAGTGATACGGATACCCAGCAGAGCAACGCCAATCCGCAAAATCGTTTTGGCGCAAAAATCAATTCCAGGCTTAACCACCTCGTTAAGATATAAAAAATGGAGTGATAAGCCGATCAATAAGGCATAGAGTAATTGTGGCCCGCCATAGCTTTCCGACAGAAAGCTGGTGGCCAAAGCGACAAGCAGGCAGACCATTAAGCCCGGAGAATAATGTTTGACTATCTTAAGCATTCACTTAATACACCATTCTTTTCCCATGAAGAGCATCTGACTTCGAAGAACCGCAGTCTTAAGGTATTTTCTGACTCACAAAGAATCATTGATGGCTGGATTCTAAATCGCTAGCTCTATAGGCAAATTGCCGACCGTCAAGATATAAAGAAAAAACCACCCGAGAGGGGTGGCTAAAGTAAGTCTATGGAGGTAGAACTAAAGAATGAACAACAAGTTCATATTAGCTATTCGGCTTATCCCAAACCGAATCTCTTGCTTTGTTTCAGTGCTCCATGCTTCAATTTAGTGCATATAGCCCATATAGTGCTATTTAGTAGAATTAATCCCTAATCAACTAATCATGAAGGAGTGCCAATGCTGGCATCAAAGAAGGCGAGGGCTCCATCTCGCTTAATCGCAAGTCTCCTGACAGCTGCGCTTGCCCTGCCTGCTGCAGCCCCTGTAGCCTATGCTCAGGGTAGCTCTCAACAACAAGCGGCAAAGCTTTCCCAGGCTCAGTTAGAGGCACTAGTAGCACCTATCGCCCTCTACCCCGATGCACTGGTCTCTCAAGTTCTGATGGCTGCCACCTATCCTTTAGAGGTAGGAGAGGCATCAAATTGGGCTAAAACCAACAGCAAACTTAAGGGTGACGCGCTCAATCAAGCGCTCCAACAGCAAACTTGGGATGCTAGCGTCAAATCTCTAGTGTCATTTCCTCCCGTATTGGAAATGATGGGCTCCCAATTAAGCTGGACTCAACAATTAGGCAATGCAGTATTGGCACAACAGTCTGAAACAATGAGTGCGATTCAAACATTACGCGCAAAAGCCAAACAGGCTGGCTCATTGCAGTCGAACTCACAACAGACAGTGACAACACAAGGTAGCGGTAGCAGTCAGACCATCATCATTGAACCTGCGAACCCACAAGTAGTTTATGTTCCCACTTACAACCCCACCGTTGTTTACGGTACGTGGGCATACCCCGCTTATCCTCCCTACGCATACTACCCACCAGGATACGTAGCGGGTACAGCGCTCCTCTCTTTTGGTGTTGGTATGGCAGTTGGTGCTGCACTCTGGGGTGGATGCCATTGGGGTGGCGGCTGGGGCGGCGGCAATTCGCTGACAGTTAATAACAACAACTTCAATAACTTCAACAAGAACACGAATAACAATTGGAATGGCAATCGTAATGGTGGCTCCAGCGACTGGAAGCCTGACCAACAACGCCGCAATGCCAATCTTGGTGGTGGTGCTGGAGCCAATGCAAATCGTGACGCCGAGCGCGATCAATTACGCCAGAACCTCCAGCGGGGAGATTTAAGCAGCAACCGCACTGGGGACCGTGCTGGCAATATGGGTAACGGTGATCGCTCAGGCAATCGCTCGGGCGCCGACCGAACAGGCAGCAGAACTGGCGGTGATCGTAACGGTAATTTTGGTGGCGGAGATCGTGCAGCCAATCACTCCGGTGGTGGAGATCGATTCGGTGGCGGCGGAGGCTTTGGCGACACTCGCGGAGCACGCTTTGATGGCGGTGGCGATCACTTTGGTGGTGGTGCACGAGCTGGCGGCGGAGGCTTTGGCGGTGGCGGTCGTGGCCGTCGCTAACTTCACCTACATACTGACATTGACATATACAAATTTGATTAAAGGAATAAACATGAAGAAATTTTTAATCGGCGCTACTTTAGCCTTTGGAATGGCGACTGCTATGCAAGTTGCAAACGCAACAACCACTGATGAGCTATTGCAATACTGCAAAGGCGAAGGAAGTACAAACGTCACTTGCCAAATTTATGGTCAAGCGGTTTATGACACCTACTTAGCAACTCGCAATCCTAAAACCGCCCCAAGCAAGATCTGCGTAAAACAACCTGCGCCAACGCGTATCCAGGTCGTTGATGAATACATCGCTTGGGCAAATGCCAATCCTGCAAACGGCTCTCAACCAGCTGCCGAAACAATGCTCCGCTTTTTAGAAGGCGTGTTTCCTTGCGGAAAATAAGTCGCCGCTCTCAATCACTTGATTGAGAAGTAAAAAAGCCACCTGTATAGGGTGGCTTTTTTATTGGTAGCGCTTGCGCAAATCATCAGAGCAATTAATGATTCTCTTTTGCGTGATTAATAGAGTATTTCGGTATCTCGATCACCAAATCCTCACGAGCCACAATAGCTTGGCAAGATAGACGAGACTGGGGATTTAAACCCCACGCACGGTCTAACAAGTCTTCTTCGTTCTCATCTGGAGCATTCAGACTCTGATAGCCCTCCTTCACAATCACGTGGCAGGTGGTGCAAGCGCACACCATATCGCAAGCGTGCTCAATAGGAATATTATTTTCTAGTAAAGCCTCGCAAATAGAGGTGCCGGGCGCAACTTCTACTACAGCACCTTCAGGGCAATATTCACTATGGGGCAAAACAACAATCTGGGTCATTTTTGTAATTTTCTTTTCTTAAATTTCAGCAACATTCTTACCGGCCAAAGCTTTTTGAATGCTGGCATTCATGCGCTTTTGCGCAAACTCGTCGGTTGCCTTGGCGGCATGATCAACTGCTTTTCTTAAAATGGCGCTATCCGTTTCCTCAGTGAGAATTTTTTGCAAGCTAGCCATCTCTTGATCAACGCTAGCCTGCTCTGCCTCGTTCAGCAATCCGCGATCTGAATCCAACGCAGTTTGCACGGCATCTAGCAAGCGTTGCGCATTAACCTGCTCTTCTCGCAAAGATCTTGCTAGCAAGTCGACCTTAGCAGAGGCAAAACCATCTTGCAGCATGCGAGCGATCTCAGCATCCGTCAAACCATACGATGGCTTAATATCAATTGAGGCCTGCACGCCTGACCCTTGCTCCATCGCGCTGACTGAAAGTAAGCCGTCAGCATCCACCTGGAAGGTCACACGAATACGCGCTGCACCTGCCGCCATAGCAGGGATGCCACGCAGTTCAAATTTTCCGAGTGAACGGCAATCTTGAGCTAGTTCACGCTCGCCCTGCACTACCTGAATAGCAAGTGCGGTTTGACCATCTTTAAAGGTCGTGAAATCTTGTGCACGGGCAACAGGAATCGGCGTATTACGTGGAATGATTTTTTCAACCAAGCCACCCATGGTCTCAATACCCAAGGAGAGCGGGATCACATCTAGCAAGAGCCACTCATGATCCTTGCTTTGGTTGCCAGCAAGTAAATCCGCCTGCATGGCAGCACCCAAAGCAACTACCTGATCTGGATTTAAATTATTTAAAGGCTTAGTACCAAATAGCTCGCCGACTGCGCGTTGCACATGAGGCATGCGAGTCGCCCCACCCACCATCACCACGCCTTTCACTTCATCGGCCTTGAGCCCCGCATCACGCAGCGCTTTCTTCACCGCAACAAGGGTTTTATTGATGAGGTTTTGCGTCATCTCAAAAAACTGGGCCTGGCTAATGCCAACATTCACCACTGTTCCATCGGATAAGGTTTCATGAACGCGCGCAAGCGGATTGTGACTTAACTGTTCTTTTGCATGCTTACAGGAAAGCAGTAGTTTGCGATGATCCTGGATCGATAGTGGCGGTAACTTCGCCTGCTCAATCACCCAGCAATACAAGCGATGATCGAAATCATCTCCACCTAAAGCGGAATCGCCACCAGTAGAGAGCACTTCAAATACCCCTCTACTCATTCTCAAAATTGAAATATCGAAAGTTCCACCGCCAAGATCGTACACGGCATAAATACCTTCGGAGGCATTATCTAAACCATAGGCAATGGCTGCTGCAGTTGGCTCATTGAGCAAACGCAATACTTCGATTCCAGCCAACTTTGCGGCATCTTTCGTTGCTTGACGTTGAGCATCATCAAAATATGCAGGGACTGTAATCACCGCCCCTACGATATCGTCGTTTACCGAATCTTCCGCCAACTGACGCAAGCGCGCCAGAATTTCAGCAGAGACCTCAATAGGACTTTTGTCGCCAGCAACTGTTCTTAACTTCAACATACCAGGCTCATCAACAAAGTCATATGGCGCATTCTCAATATGCTCCACATCTACAATGCCGCGGCCCATAAAACGTTTTACAGAAACAATCGTATTCTTGGGGTCGGAAACAATACTTTCCAACGCATCAAAGCCTGCCTGAGTTCGGCCATTGGGTAGATAGCGCACTACCGAAGGCAGTAACTCACGTCCCTCGGAATCTGGAAGTACTTTAGGCAAGGCATCCCGCACAATCGCCACTAATGAGTTGGTAGTACCCAAATCAATACCAACAGCAATGCGCCGCTGATGAGGGGCTAATGATTTACCAGGTTCGGAGATTTGTAGTAGGGCCATATTGATTTCAGTTTAAAGCTATACCAAAGCTGAGATGGCGTCATCTAACTCAAGTGCAAATTTATCTATAAAAAGCAGGCCGCGCAATAACTCGGCAGCTCGCTCGTAATTTTTAGCCCCGTCTACAGCCTGAGCAATCTCAGCAAGGGTTTCTCTTTTGGAGTTATCGACCTCTTCAGCAAGCAACTCTAAGGCAGCAAGATCATCCTCCCGCTCTTCAAGGCTTTCTCGCCACTCCATCTGCTTCATGAGGAAGGCGGCAGGCATTGCGGTATTCGTCTCGAGGCGCGCATCCACACCATGGAGCTGACAAAGATACAGCCCGCGCTGAATAGGATTTTTTAAGGTTTGAAAAGCGGTATTGGCCAGGGTCGCCATTTGCATAGCAAGTCTTTGCTCGGTATCACTTCCGCGAGCATGGCGATCTGGATGTACTTCTTTTTGAATCGCTAGATAAGCCTGATCTAATGCAGCCAAATCAATATTGAATTGGTGATTTAGACCAAAGAAACGAAAGTAATCGTCAGACGCGGAAGGATTCGCCACAACCACACTCATCTTTTACGTTCGGGTTTTGAAACTTAAAGCCCTCATTCAAACCCTCGCGCACGAAATCCAATTCAGTGCCATCTAAATAAGCCAAACTCTTTGGATCAATAAATACTTTAATACCATTCGATTCAAACATGGTGTCTTCTGGGGCGGCCTCATCCACATACTCCAATTGATAGGCCAATCCCGAACAACCCGTAGTGCGAACGCCAAGACGCAAGCCACAACCCTTCCCGCGCTTATCTAAATTACGCTGAACATGCTTTGCCGCTTTATCAGTTAAGGTAATTGCCATAAATAACCTGTTTTCTTTATTCGCTTTTTGCCATCACCACTTATTTGGCAGGATGCTTTTCTTTGTAATCCGCTACCGCCGCCTTAATGGCATCTTCAGCCAAAATGGAGCAATGGATCTTGACAGGAGGCAAGGCCAATTCCTCAGCAATTAAAGAGTTTTTGATCTCTAACGCTTGATCCAAAGTTTTGCCTTTAACCCACTCTGTTACCAAAGAAGAGGATGCAATCGCAGAGCCACAACCGTAAGTCTTGAACTTCGCATCCTCAATCACGCCGTGATCGTTTACGCGAATCTGCAACTTCATCACATCGCCACAAGCAGGTGCGCCGACCATACCGGTACCAACCTGATCATCACCCTTCTCAAAAGAGCCCACGTTGCGGGGGTTTTCATAATGATCGATTACTTTGTCGCTATATGCCATGGTATTTCCTCGTTATCTCTTTAATCTTGCTGTAAATATTTTCAATACTGCTTAGTGAGCAGCCCACTGGATGGTACTGAGATCAATGCCATCCTTAAACATTTCCCACAATGGTGAAAGCTCACGCAACTTCGCGATCTTCTCTTTCACCAACTTAATCGTGAAATCCACTTCCTCTTCAGTAGTAAAGCGCCCTAAGGTAAAACGAATAGAGCTATGCGCCAATTCGTCATTACGACCCAAGGCACGCAATACATAAGAAGGCTCTAAAGATGCGGATGTACAAGCAGATCCAGATGAGATAGCCAAATCTTTCAGGGCCATCAACATCGATTCACCTTCAACATAGTTAAAGCTGATATTGAGATTATGTGGAACTCGATGATCCATGTCACCGTTGACATAAACCTCTTCAATATCCTTCAGTCCCGCAAGCAAGCGGTCACGCAAGGCCCGAATGCGTGTGTTTTCTTCAACCATTTCAACGCGGGCAATACGGAAAGCCTCTCCCATACCAACAATTTGGTGCACTGCGAGAGTGCCTGAACGCATGCCGCGCTCATGTCCACCACCATGAATTTGCGCCTCAATACGAATACGTGGCTTACGACGCACAAATAATGCGCCAATTCCTTTGGGACCATAAGTCTTGTGCGCAGAGAAGCTCATTAAGTCAACTTTGATTTTCTCTAAATCGATTTCTACCTTGCCGGTTGCCTGCGCTGCATCCACATGAAAAATGACGCCACGGGAACGGCATAACTCGCCAATGCGTGGAATATCTTGAACCACACCAATTTCGTTATTCACATACATGACAGAAGCCAAAATCGTGCCCGGCTTCATTGCTGCTTCCAGTTGAGCGAAATCAATTAAGCCATCAGGCAATACATCTAGGTATGTGACCTCATAACCTTCGCGCTCTAGCTCACGGCAAGTATCTAAAGTTGCCTTGTGCTCAGTCTTGACGGTAATGATGTGATTGCCGCGATCTTTATAAAAGTACGCCGCGCCCTTGAGTGCTAGATTGATACTTTCTGTTGCGCCACTAGTAAAAACGATTTCTCTTGGGTCAGCGTGCACCAACTGCGCAACTTCTGAGCGCGCCCACTCTACAGCCTCTTCCGCAGCCCAGCCATATGCATGACTGCGCGATGCGGCGTTACCAAACTGCTCACGCAAATAAGGCAGCATTTTGTCCACTACACGTGGATCAATCGGTGTAGTCGCTGAATAGTCCATGTACACAGGAAAGTGCTTTGGGCTAAACATCGGCACGGGTTGCTGAGGAATGTCTTGTGGTGCGTTCATGATTTACTTGTCAATTGATTGGTTAACTAATTAAGCGACTTCGCTTAACCCTGTTGAGCCAGATTAAAAACGGAATTAACCAGAGGTCGCTTTGGAGCAATCTCTTTCTTTACTGCAACCAAAGGTGCTGGCTTTTCAGCCTTCAGGCCTTCAGTTTTGATTTTCTTCGGACGCAAATCGTGCAATACAACGCCACGCCCTTCTTGCTGCTGAACTAAGTCGCGCAAGGAAACAGAACTCAGGTACTCAACCATCTTGGAATTGAGATTTGTCCAAAGATCATGAGTCATACAACGGCCATGATTCTCTTCATTGGTATGACAGTTGCCCTTACCGCCACATTGAGTAGCATCCAAGGGCTCATCTACCGCAACAATGATGTCTGCAACACTAATTTCGTCAGATTTACGCGCCAAGGTGTAACCACCTCCAGGCCCACGAGTGCTATCAACGATATTGAAGCGGCGTAATTTGCCGAACAGCTGCTCCAGGTAGGAAAGGGAAATCTTCTGTCTTTGACTGATTCCGGCCAAAGTTACCGGTCCATGCGTTTCACGGAGGGCTAAATCGATCATTGCGGTTACTGCAAAACGGCCTTTAGTTGTAAGTCTCATATGTCACCTTGGTAATGGATTGTTATGGACAGCTAACAGTCGGGCGGGTAATACCCGACCATTCCACTCAACTTTACCATATACCCAAGCAATCCGCTCGGGAATTATCGCAAAAATCCCCAAGAAATCCCATTCAAAACGCTAAATCGCGTCACGGGAGCGCGCTCCAAAGGCCATCTCCTTAACTTTTGTAAGGCGATCTCGGGTGGCGGCGGCCTTCTCAAACTCCAGATTCTTGGCCTCCGTGTTCATTTGCTTCTCTAAAAGCTTGATTTCAGCAGCTAACTG of Polynucleobacter sp. AP-Nino-20-G2 contains these proteins:
- the hscB gene encoding Fe-S protein assembly co-chaperone HscB; the encoded protein is MSVVVANPSASDDYFRFFGLNHQFNIDLAALDQAYLAIQKEVHPDRHARGSDTEQRLAMQMATLANTAFQTLKNPIQRGLYLCQLHGVDARLETNTAMPAAFLMKQMEWRESLEEREDDLAALELLAEEVDNSKRETLAEIAQAVDGAKNYERAAELLRGLLFIDKFALELDDAISALV
- the hscA gene encoding Fe-S protein assembly chaperone HscA, which translates into the protein MALLQISEPGKSLAPHQRRIAVGIDLGTTNSLVAIVRDALPKVLPDSEGRELLPSVVRYLPNGRTQAGFDALESIVSDPKNTIVSVKRFMGRGIVDVEHIENAPYDFVDEPGMLKLRTVAGDKSPIEVSAEILARLRQLAEDSVNDDIVGAVITVPAYFDDAQRQATKDAAKLAGIEVLRLLNEPTAAAIAYGLDNASEGIYAVYDLGGGTFDISILRMSRGVFEVLSTGGDSALGGDDFDHRLYCWVIEQAKLPPLSIQDHRKLLLSCKHAKEQLSHNPLARVHETLSDGTVVNVGISQAQFFEMTQNLINKTLVAVKKALRDAGLKADEVKGVVMVGGATRMPHVQRAVGELFGTKPLNNLNPDQVVALGAAMQADLLAGNQSKDHEWLLLDVIPLSLGIETMGGLVEKIIPRNTPIPVARAQDFTTFKDGQTALAIQVVQGERELAQDCRSLGKFELRGIPAMAAGAARIRVTFQVDADGLLSVSAMEQGSGVQASIDIKPSYGLTDAEIARMLQDGFASAKVDLLARSLREEQVNAQRLLDAVQTALDSDRGLLNEAEQASVDQEMASLQKILTEETDSAILRKAVDHAAKATDEFAQKRMNASIQKALAGKNVAEI
- the iscU gene encoding Fe-S cluster assembly scaffold IscU; its protein translation is MAYSDKVIDHYENPRNVGSFEKGDDQVGTGMVGAPACGDVMKLQIRVNDHGVIEDAKFKTYGCGSAIASSSLVTEWVKGKTLDQALEIKNSLIAEELALPPVKIHCSILAEDAIKAAVADYKEKHPAK
- a CDS encoding IscS subfamily cysteine desulfurase, whose translation is MNAPQDIPQQPVPMFSPKHFPVYMDYSATTPIDPRVVDKMLPYLREQFGNAASRSHAYGWAAEEAVEWARSEVAQLVHADPREIVFTSGATESINLALKGAAYFYKDRGNHIITVKTEHKATLDTCRELEREGYEVTYLDVLPDGLIDFAQLEAAMKPGTILASVMYVNNEIGVVQDIPRIGELCRSRGVIFHVDAAQATGKVEIDLEKIKVDLMSFSAHKTYGPKGIGALFVRRKPRIRIEAQIHGGGHERGMRSGTLAVHQIVGMGEAFRIARVEMVEENTRIRALRDRLLAGLKDIEEVYVNGDMDHRVPHNLNISFNYVEGESMLMALKDLAISSGSACTSASLEPSYVLRALGRNDELAHSSIRFTLGRFTTEEEVDFTIKLVKEKIAKLRELSPLWEMFKDGIDLSTIQWAAH
- the iscA gene encoding iron-sulfur cluster assembly protein IscA, which translates into the protein MAITLTDKAAKHVQRNLDKRGKGCGLRLGVRTTGCSGLAYQLEYVDEAAPEDTMFESNGIKVFIDPKSLAYLDGTELDFVREGLNEGFKFQNPNVKDECGCGESFRV
- a CDS encoding Fe-S cluster assembly transcription factor; translated protein: MRLTTKGRFAVTAMIDLALRETHGPVTLAGISQRQKISLSYLEQLFGKLRRFNIVDSTRGPGGGYTLARKSDEISVADIIVAVDEPLDATQCGGKGNCHTNEENHGRCMTHDLWTNLNSKMVEYLSSVSLRDLVQQQEGRGVVLHDLRPKKIKTEGLKAEKPAPLVAVKKEIAPKRPLVNSVFNLAQQG